The Listeria welshimeri serovar 6b str. SLCC5334 genome has a window encoding:
- a CDS encoding putative ABC transporter permease: MDINMFILYFFIYSVLGWAWEEVFCSISEKKLVYRGFLYGPYCPIYGFGVTAVLMMILPFQNNLWALFIFSMIICTVIEYVTATILEALFHTTWWDYHNWPLNVKGRICLPISIFWGFACIIVVRFLHPLVTEFADWVLSWGGWIIPMLIVVIMLVDTIKSVTSMLSFQKALAEFNEKLNAQATELRASVKERAKEFEEGLLKRQENVDMKIAEIEAKHKQDKELAASMRKLKFNERRMLQSFPKMKVKRGAPFKNFNKSLLKVDKQKRK, translated from the coding sequence ATGGATATTAATATGTTTATCCTATACTTCTTCATTTATTCTGTTCTGGGATGGGCTTGGGAAGAAGTTTTTTGCTCGATTTCAGAGAAGAAGTTAGTTTATCGGGGGTTTCTTTACGGACCGTATTGTCCTATTTATGGTTTTGGAGTAACAGCAGTATTAATGATGATTTTACCGTTTCAAAACAACTTATGGGCCTTATTTATTTTTTCTATGATTATTTGTACGGTAATTGAGTATGTAACTGCAACCATTCTAGAAGCATTATTCCATACAACATGGTGGGATTATCATAATTGGCCACTGAATGTAAAAGGACGGATTTGCTTACCGATTTCGATTTTTTGGGGCTTTGCATGTATTATCGTTGTCCGCTTTTTGCACCCACTTGTTACTGAATTTGCAGATTGGGTTTTAAGCTGGGGCGGCTGGATTATTCCTATGCTCATCGTTGTTATTATGCTCGTCGATACCATCAAATCTGTCACAAGTATGCTATCATTCCAAAAAGCACTTGCTGAATTTAATGAAAAACTCAATGCACAAGCAACTGAATTAAGAGCAAGCGTAAAAGAACGTGCGAAAGAATTTGAAGAAGGTCTTTTGAAAAGACAAGAAAATGTGGATATGAAAATTGCTGAAATCGAAGCAAAACATAAACAAGATAAAGAACTTGCTGCTAGTATGCGCAAACTTAAATTTAATGAACGGCGGATGCTCCAGTCATTCCCAAAAATGAAAGTAAAACGTGGGGCGCCATTTAAAAATTTCAACAAAAGCTTACTTAAGGTCGATAAACAAAAAAGAAAATAA
- a CDS encoding MmcQ/YjbR family DNA-binding protein produces MTNLKGVQYSFKEEWGAERYHVLDQLMVMQGTNKEGKPILTLKCDAEKSEQLRAGNPAIVPGYYMNKRIWISVLLEEEQDKDLIRSLIHHAYVEAKNKLPKYKQKELGTF; encoded by the coding sequence ATGACTAATCTTAAAGGTGTTCAGTATTCGTTTAAAGAGGAGTGGGGAGCTGAACGTTACCATGTGTTAGATCAGCTAATGGTGATGCAAGGAACGAATAAAGAAGGAAAACCGATTTTAACATTGAAGTGTGATGCCGAAAAAAGTGAACAACTTCGCGCGGGAAACCCTGCTATTGTACCAGGTTATTACATGAATAAAAGGATTTGGATTTCTGTTTTACTAGAAGAAGAGCAAGATAAAGACTTGATTCGCTCGCTAATTCATCATGCTTACGTTGAAGCGAAAAATAAGCTGCCCAAATATAAACAAAAGGAACTAGGAACTTTTTGA
- a CDS encoding VOC family protein, producing the protein MINEFVCTNISTQNPAALVAFYHEKLGIPVVFEGYDNYDGAKLGFSENAPGIIVWNSGKWGKSSESKVEFVFSCDTNLDEMYKELQAAGVETQEPRVAEWGGRELKLFDPDGNKIMILEPTQ; encoded by the coding sequence ATGATTAATGAATTTGTTTGTACAAATATTTCCACGCAAAATCCGGCAGCATTAGTTGCGTTTTATCATGAAAAACTTGGAATTCCGGTTGTATTTGAAGGTTATGATAATTATGATGGTGCGAAACTAGGTTTTTCTGAAAACGCTCCTGGAATTATTGTCTGGAATAGTGGGAAATGGGGGAAATCAAGTGAGTCTAAGGTGGAGTTTGTCTTTTCTTGTGATACTAATTTGGATGAAATGTATAAGGAACTTCAAGCTGCGGGAGTGGAGACTCAAGAACCACGTGTTGCTGAGTGGGGCGGACGCGAGCTGAAGTTGTTTGATCCAGATGGCAATAAGATTATGATTTTGGAGCCTACACAGTGA
- a CDS encoding helix-turn-helix domain-containing protein — protein MAKLASFYPIVATPKRAGYKEYLPSSALTGYIRCFWEADDRDFPGNNLVIPDLCADIIFMIDSETGLVTNSMFVGVSNAPFESDNENSSELFAVRFYAWSLFLFVEQNLAGSMNLVNEPEDMFHGYSSFFREEFAETTTNAERISLLEAFLLRKLIMLDKQIHPDFLNGLDQLLRNPSQLTPGAISIRQLERLFQKHMGLAPKQTAKLIRFQRGLQTIYRNPNISGAELAYLNGFADQAHLIKQFKRYSNHTPEEMKQIFLQNVANVQ, from the coding sequence ATGGCAAAGCTTGCAAGTTTTTATCCTATTGTAGCTACACCAAAACGTGCTGGCTATAAAGAATATCTACCAAGTTCGGCGCTTACAGGTTATATTCGTTGTTTTTGGGAAGCTGATGATAGAGATTTCCCGGGAAATAATTTAGTGATTCCTGATTTATGCGCGGATATTATTTTTATGATTGATAGTGAAACGGGATTAGTGACTAACTCCATGTTTGTTGGAGTAAGCAATGCACCATTTGAATCGGATAATGAAAATAGTTCTGAGCTTTTTGCAGTGCGATTTTATGCGTGGTCGTTGTTCTTATTTGTGGAGCAGAATTTGGCTGGGAGTATGAATCTGGTGAATGAACCAGAAGATATGTTTCATGGGTATTCTTCATTTTTTCGGGAAGAATTTGCGGAAACTACAACGAATGCAGAAAGAATCTCTTTATTAGAAGCCTTTTTATTACGAAAATTAATAATGTTAGACAAACAAATCCATCCTGATTTTTTAAATGGATTAGATCAGTTATTACGAAATCCAAGCCAACTAACACCTGGTGCAATTTCTATTCGACAATTAGAGCGACTTTTCCAAAAGCATATGGGTCTCGCGCCAAAACAGACCGCAAAACTTATTCGTTTTCAAAGAGGATTGCAAACAATATATAGAAATCCTAATATATCAGGTGCGGAACTTGCTTATCTAAATGGGTTTGCGGATCAGGCGCATTTGATTAAACAATTTAAACGATATAGCAATCACACCCCAGAGGAAATGAAACAAATTTTTCTGCAAAATGTCGCAAATGTACAATGA
- a CDS encoding universal stress protein, which translates to MSAYKRILVGVDGSNESEAALRRAVQFAKMDGATLGIGFVADVRRIAPLIDYEQTYAKKAKAYGEELAEMYKKEAEKAGVAHVETFVHFGTPKTTFNKKITRNFEPDLILVGATGLSATEQFILGSVSEYTAAHAPCDVIIVHAKPWRNRKTVEKL; encoded by the coding sequence ATGTCTGCTTACAAACGGATTCTTGTTGGTGTTGATGGATCAAATGAATCAGAAGCCGCACTAAGACGTGCTGTGCAATTTGCAAAAATGGACGGTGCTACACTTGGTATAGGTTTTGTCGCTGATGTACGCCGGATTGCACCACTAATCGATTATGAACAAACCTATGCAAAAAAAGCCAAAGCTTACGGAGAAGAATTAGCTGAAATGTACAAGAAAGAAGCCGAAAAAGCTGGTGTAGCACATGTAGAAACTTTTGTTCACTTTGGTACGCCCAAAACTACTTTCAATAAAAAAATCACGCGTAATTTCGAACCTGATTTAATTCTGGTCGGCGCAACTGGACTTTCAGCAACAGAACAATTTATTCTTGGTAGTGTTTCTGAATATACAGCCGCTCACGCACCATGTGATGTTATTATTGTACATGCAAAACCTTGGCGTAATAGAAAGACTGTCGAAAAACTCTAA
- the rpiB gene encoding ribose 5-phosphate isomerase B, with translation MTVSKVAIASDHGGIELRKSIISYLESVGISYEEFGPEAPESVDYPGLAITVSEKVVNQEVDRGILVCGTGIGMSIAANKVKGIRCALVGDTFSAHATREHNDTNVLALGARVIGPGLAEDIVKIWLETAYEGGRHANRVGQITAYEDSQA, from the coding sequence ATGACAGTTAGTAAAGTGGCTATCGCTTCAGACCATGGCGGAATTGAATTACGCAAAAGTATTATTTCTTATCTTGAAAGTGTTGGAATTAGTTACGAAGAATTTGGCCCCGAAGCACCAGAATCAGTGGATTATCCGGGACTCGCTATTACGGTTAGTGAAAAAGTCGTGAACCAAGAAGTCGACCGCGGCATTTTGGTTTGTGGGACAGGAATTGGTATGAGTATCGCTGCCAATAAAGTAAAAGGTATTCGTTGCGCACTTGTTGGTGATACTTTTAGTGCACATGCAACTCGCGAACATAATGATACAAATGTCCTTGCACTTGGAGCTAGAGTCATAGGTCCTGGACTCGCAGAAGATATTGTCAAAATTTGGCTAGAAACAGCATATGAAGGTGGCAGACACGCAAATCGCGTTGGACAAATCACCGCATACGAAGACAGCCAAGCTTAA
- a CDS encoding Y-family DNA polymerase: MRRVVIFYVLILNRFFASVECVKRRLNPLDAYLVVMSNAERAGGLVLAATPKMKQDHHIKTGSRMYELPTWDKRIIIAPPRMKLYLKVNAMIQAIFKRYVPAEFIHVYSIDECFLDITGSHLLFGSTEEIVRKIQRDILEELRLYVTVGIGDNPLLAKLALDNVAKNRDDGIAEWRYADVPETIWKIRHLDDVCGIGRRTVVRLQKMGIFNMYQLSQTPPPVLKKAMGVIGEQLYYHAHGIDYSLLNEKYVPVSKSYGKSQILERDYHASAEVEIVIREMVEEVAMRLRQNHVDTAVIHLSIGYSKYSIKKGFSHQAKIPSTSSSHALIPYFLQLFRRYDEREPVRSIAISCGKITLKTGLQLNLFEDTSHTLNQEQLEITVDKIRTRYGFKSLMHASSLLNGATGLKRSEMVGGHKG, from the coding sequence GTGCGCCGCGTCGTGATATTTTATGTATTGATATTAAATCGTTTTTTCGCCTCCGTTGAGTGTGTTAAACGCAGGTTGAATCCCCTTGATGCGTATTTAGTCGTAATGAGCAACGCAGAACGTGCTGGTGGCCTTGTTTTAGCTGCAACGCCAAAAATGAAACAAGATCATCATATCAAAACCGGATCGAGAATGTATGAATTGCCAACTTGGGATAAACGAATTATTATTGCACCTCCACGAATGAAACTATATTTAAAAGTAAACGCGATGATTCAAGCTATATTCAAACGTTATGTTCCCGCTGAGTTTATTCATGTTTATAGTATTGATGAATGTTTTCTAGATATTACTGGATCGCATTTGTTGTTTGGAAGTACAGAAGAAATCGTTCGCAAAATCCAGCGCGATATTTTAGAAGAGTTGCGGCTTTATGTCACAGTGGGAATTGGTGATAACCCGCTTCTAGCCAAGCTTGCACTTGATAATGTGGCTAAGAACCGTGATGACGGAATAGCTGAGTGGCGCTATGCAGATGTTCCAGAGACAATTTGGAAGATTAGGCATTTGGATGATGTATGCGGAATTGGTCGCCGGACTGTTGTTCGCCTTCAAAAGATGGGGATTTTTAATATGTATCAACTAAGCCAAACTCCGCCCCCTGTTTTAAAAAAAGCAATGGGAGTTATTGGCGAACAGCTTTATTATCATGCGCACGGAATTGATTACAGCCTTTTAAATGAAAAATATGTTCCTGTTAGTAAAAGTTATGGAAAAAGCCAAATCCTTGAAAGAGATTACCATGCGTCCGCCGAAGTAGAAATAGTTATTCGCGAAATGGTAGAAGAAGTAGCTATGCGTTTGCGGCAAAACCATGTAGATACTGCCGTCATTCATTTAAGTATCGGCTACAGCAAATACAGCATAAAAAAAGGATTTAGCCATCAAGCTAAAATCCCATCTACTAGTAGTAGTCATGCGCTTATTCCTTATTTTCTGCAATTATTCCGCCGCTACGATGAACGAGAACCTGTACGCTCCATTGCCATTTCATGTGGTAAAATCACTTTAAAAACCGGTTTGCAACTCAATTTATTTGAAGATACATCCCATACATTAAACCAAGAACAACTTGAAATAACAGTTGATAAAATCCGCACTCGTTATGGTTTTAAATCACTTATGCACGCGAGTAGTTTACTAAATGGAGCAACAGGATTAAAACGCTCTGAAATGGTTGGTGGCCATAAAGGTTAA
- a CDS encoding alpha/beta fold hydrolase: MHKTIRNVDVYYEKYGEGIPIIMIHGFAPDSQLMIGCMEPVFDKESRFSRIYLDLPGMGKTENYDSIQNADHVLSLLLEFIEAVIPFEQFVLAGESYGGYLARGIAAKIPDRVLGVLLICPVIYPEKEKRTLPEQKVMYQDEAFVQSLSKEDQAYFSKSGVILTAKNWNRFLAEVMAGMINADGEFLDRLSANYALSFDPDEKALFDVPALFFFGRQDDHVGYADGLTLLEKYPHASFAILDFAGHNLQIEQSKIFATMVEDFLFRVKPE; the protein is encoded by the coding sequence GTGCATAAAACAATCCGTAATGTAGACGTTTATTATGAAAAATATGGTGAAGGAATACCAATAATAATGATTCATGGCTTTGCACCTGATTCGCAACTGATGATTGGATGTATGGAGCCCGTTTTCGATAAAGAAAGTCGATTTTCGCGGATTTATTTGGATTTACCAGGAATGGGTAAAACGGAGAATTATGACTCCATCCAAAATGCTGATCATGTGCTTTCACTGTTGCTAGAATTTATTGAAGCTGTCATTCCTTTCGAGCAGTTTGTACTCGCCGGGGAATCGTATGGTGGTTATTTAGCTCGAGGAATTGCAGCGAAAATACCTGATAGAGTGCTTGGTGTCTTACTTATTTGCCCAGTAATCTATCCGGAAAAGGAAAAAAGAACCCTTCCCGAACAAAAAGTCATGTATCAAGACGAAGCATTTGTACAGTCATTGTCTAAAGAAGACCAAGCTTATTTCTCGAAAAGTGGCGTCATTTTAACAGCGAAAAATTGGAATCGTTTTTTAGCAGAAGTAATGGCTGGAATGATTAATGCGGACGGAGAATTTTTGGACCGATTATCTGCAAACTACGCGCTGAGCTTTGATCCAGATGAAAAAGCATTATTCGATGTGCCAGCGCTATTCTTCTTTGGTCGTCAAGATGATCATGTTGGTTATGCAGACGGGCTTACCTTACTAGAAAAATATCCACACGCATCTTTTGCTATCCTTGATTTTGCAGGACATAATTTGCAAATTGAACAATCAAAAATATTTGCGACAATGGTAGAGGATTTCTTATTCCGTGTTAAACCTGAATAA
- a CDS encoding response regulator: MNSKRLVLIVEDEDGISNFISAVLTASDYAVIKAVNGKEALEQTASHSPDVVLLDLGLPDMEGLDVLRDIRVWSKVPIIVVSARDHEREKVTALDLGADDYITKPFGTSELLARIRTALRHIQPSSKEAPNDHFIRIQDLYIDDDRRLVKIDDTEIHFTPIEYKILLLLARHAGKVLTHDFIIREIWGPYSSENQALRVNMSNIRRKIEKNPAEPVYILTEVGVGYRMAEE, from the coding sequence ATGAACAGCAAGCGACTTGTGCTAATTGTGGAAGATGAGGACGGCATTAGTAATTTTATTTCGGCTGTTTTAACTGCTAGTGATTATGCGGTGATTAAAGCAGTGAATGGTAAAGAAGCGCTAGAACAGACAGCGAGCCATTCACCGGACGTGGTGTTGCTTGACCTTGGTTTACCAGATATGGAAGGATTAGATGTGCTTCGTGATATTCGTGTTTGGTCAAAAGTGCCGATTATTGTTGTTTCGGCACGTGATCATGAACGAGAAAAAGTGACTGCACTTGACCTTGGCGCAGATGATTATATTACAAAACCATTTGGCACATCGGAACTACTGGCGCGCATTCGGACTGCTTTGCGACACATTCAACCGAGCAGTAAAGAGGCGCCAAATGATCATTTCATTCGTATCCAAGACCTTTATATTGATGATGACCGCAGACTAGTCAAAATAGATGATACAGAAATTCATTTTACACCGATTGAATATAAAATTTTACTCTTATTAGCCCGTCATGCTGGGAAAGTTCTTACACATGACTTCATTATTCGAGAAATTTGGGGGCCTTATTCAAGTGAAAATCAAGCGCTTCGGGTAAACATGAGTAATATCAGACGTAAAATCGAAAAAAATCCTGCTGAACCTGTCTATATTTTGACAGAAGTAGGGGTTGGGTACCGGATGGCAGAAGAATAA
- a CDS encoding sensor histidine kinase encodes METNRPSPDALLVNLQEETDSSVGKLKIYFGFAAGVGKTYAMLSDAKDQLAAGVDVVAGYIEPHAREETLRMLEGIPLISPKAINHKNIALKEFDLDEALKRKPELILVDELAHTNAAGVRNKKRFQDVEELLQAGIDVYTTVNVQHIESLNDIVEGITKVAVRETIPDYVFDEADRVKLIDIEPDELLKRLEQGKIYRPERAQTAMQNFFTRENLKLLREIAMRKAADRISHEYDQTGVYPEKRASSKWLVCIGTSPSSAKLIRWTARTAEAFRAPWTALYIENEENDYMTKAEKKCLRETMELAERLGAEIVTLAGHDIAETVAEYARLTGVTNIVVGKSRRRMGLRSLFEEDFEDRLITHLDNVDMHIIPSSHPKTKKRRMKMRFKNFLSWHDMAKMVLLLTLATAICVGLSEFGIGDQNVIMVYILSVLIISRVTSGYAYGVLGSIIGVMLFNFFFTSPLYTFNTIQAGYPVTFGIMLLVALITSALTVRIKTQASLAVERERRTEVLYEINKRLLVTRNLKGIIDLTNEYILHLFNRSVVFYSVDPAKSNKGIFMQAEGKEDASALLSPDEEAVAHWVFKNKKRAGAGTDTLMGAFGYYMPVMSQGKVLGVIGVSCSQEEGPLTQDNRIFLRMISSQVALALERQYLSEEQRQIVIESAKEKMRSNLLRAISHDLRTPLTGIVGASSALLEKETELDKETERNLIKGIKDDSGWLIRMVENLLSVTRISEGLVSLERAPEAVEEIVGEAVGRIKKRFTDRTIHVKVPHDLLMVPMDGTLIEQVLINLMENALRHAGPTAEVWVDVTKTKESAIFSIRDNGKGIPEKRLPNLFDTFAVEARERSDMSRGLGLGLSICMSIIRAHDGTLEAKNNEHGGATFWFTLPLDGGDGK; translated from the coding sequence ATGGAGACGAATCGTCCAAGTCCGGATGCGCTACTAGTGAATTTGCAAGAAGAAACAGATTCATCAGTAGGTAAATTAAAAATATATTTTGGATTTGCAGCGGGTGTTGGAAAAACATACGCAATGTTAAGTGATGCCAAAGATCAACTAGCGGCAGGCGTAGATGTAGTGGCGGGCTATATTGAACCTCATGCCAGAGAAGAAACGTTAAGAATGCTAGAAGGAATCCCACTTATTTCACCTAAAGCAATCAACCATAAAAACATTGCGCTCAAAGAATTCGATTTGGACGAAGCGTTGAAACGGAAACCAGAACTGATTTTGGTGGACGAACTCGCACATACGAATGCGGCAGGCGTGCGCAATAAGAAACGTTTTCAAGATGTGGAAGAACTGCTCCAAGCGGGAATCGATGTATATACGACTGTCAATGTACAACATATTGAAAGTTTGAATGATATTGTTGAAGGTATTACTAAAGTGGCTGTGCGCGAAACTATTCCTGACTATGTTTTTGATGAGGCGGATCGCGTAAAACTAATTGATATCGAACCAGACGAGCTTTTAAAACGTCTAGAACAAGGCAAAATTTATCGACCGGAACGTGCGCAAACTGCCATGCAGAACTTTTTTACTAGGGAAAATCTGAAACTACTGCGCGAAATTGCGATGCGTAAAGCAGCCGACCGAATTAGTCACGAATATGATCAAACTGGTGTATATCCAGAAAAACGCGCAAGTAGTAAATGGCTAGTCTGTATTGGAACGTCTCCTTCATCGGCAAAACTCATTCGCTGGACAGCGCGCACTGCCGAGGCTTTCCGTGCTCCATGGACTGCTCTTTATATTGAAAATGAAGAAAATGATTATATGACTAAAGCAGAGAAAAAATGTCTGCGGGAAACGATGGAACTCGCTGAACGACTTGGCGCGGAAATTGTCACGCTCGCTGGACATGATATTGCAGAAACGGTAGCCGAGTATGCTCGTTTGACTGGTGTGACAAATATCGTTGTTGGAAAATCACGCCGACGTATGGGTCTGCGTTCTTTATTTGAAGAGGATTTTGAAGACCGGCTTATTACACATTTGGATAACGTAGATATGCACATTATTCCTTCAAGCCATCCAAAAACAAAAAAGCGTCGAATGAAAATGCGTTTTAAAAACTTTCTCTCATGGCATGATATGGCAAAAATGGTCCTATTACTAACTCTAGCAACAGCAATATGCGTTGGTTTAAGTGAATTTGGCATTGGCGATCAAAATGTTATTATGGTGTATATTTTGTCTGTTTTAATTATTTCTCGTGTAACAAGTGGTTATGCATATGGTGTTTTAGGATCTATTATTGGTGTGATGTTATTTAACTTCTTTTTCACATCGCCGCTTTACACATTTAATACGATTCAAGCAGGGTATCCAGTGACTTTTGGGATTATGCTATTAGTTGCGCTAATTACGAGTGCGCTAACTGTTCGAATTAAAACGCAGGCTAGTCTTGCTGTTGAACGTGAACGTCGAACGGAAGTGCTTTATGAAATCAACAAACGACTACTAGTAACCCGGAATTTAAAAGGAATTATTGATTTAACCAATGAATATATTTTGCACTTATTTAACCGGTCCGTTGTTTTTTATTCGGTAGATCCTGCAAAAAGCAATAAAGGGATTTTCATGCAAGCAGAAGGAAAAGAGGATGCGAGCGCGCTTCTTAGTCCAGATGAAGAAGCTGTTGCCCACTGGGTTTTTAAAAATAAAAAGAGAGCAGGCGCAGGAACGGATACATTAATGGGAGCATTTGGTTATTATATGCCTGTTATGTCGCAAGGGAAAGTGCTTGGCGTTATCGGTGTTTCTTGCTCACAAGAAGAAGGTCCACTTACTCAAGATAACCGGATATTTTTACGCATGATCAGTTCTCAGGTCGCACTGGCTTTAGAACGGCAATACTTATCAGAAGAACAGCGCCAAATCGTCATTGAATCCGCGAAAGAAAAGATGAGAAGTAATTTGCTTCGGGCAATTTCACATGATTTAAGAACACCGCTCACTGGTATTGTTGGAGCGAGTTCTGCCTTGCTTGAAAAAGAAACGGAATTAGATAAAGAAACAGAACGCAACTTAATTAAGGGTATTAAAGATGACTCTGGCTGGCTCATTCGGATGGTCGAAAACTTACTTTCTGTTACACGGATTAGTGAAGGTTTGGTAAGCTTAGAACGCGCACCAGAAGCAGTAGAAGAGATTGTTGGTGAAGCAGTTGGTCGTATTAAAAAACGTTTTACAGACCGAACCATTCATGTCAAAGTCCCTCATGATTTGCTGATGGTTCCAATGGATGGCACGCTAATTGAACAAGTTCTTATTAATTTGATGGAAAATGCGTTGCGACATGCGGGGCCAACCGCGGAAGTTTGGGTAGATGTAACGAAAACGAAAGAAAGTGCAATCTTTAGTATTCGTGATAATGGAAAAGGAATTCCAGAAAAACGTTTGCCGAATTTATTTGATACTTTTGCCGTGGAAGCGAGAGAACGTTCGGATATGTCTCGTGGCTTAGGGCTTGGTTTGTCGATTTGTATGTCCATTATCCGGGCACATGACGGGACTTTGGAAGCCAAAAATAATGAACATGGCGGGGCGACATTTTGGTTCACTTTGCCACTGGATGGAGGAGATGGAAAATGA
- the kdpC gene encoding K(+)-transporting ATPase subunit C, translating into MKRFMQIWKPAVVGFLLLTLVCGVVYPGIVTIIAGAAFQDKANGSIIERKLANGETGKYGSNEIGQTFTKPEYLIGRAASDGAATNLNPTSEEQKQLVEKRIAWWHKLDPTNNRVIPMDLVTASASGVDPDISEAAAAYQVDRISRERGISTKTVKEIIAEHTSNRLLGFWGEPTVNVLQVNLALDSLKM; encoded by the coding sequence ATGAAAAGATTTATGCAAATTTGGAAGCCGGCAGTTGTTGGATTTCTGCTTTTGACATTGGTGTGTGGCGTGGTTTATCCAGGTATTGTCACAATTATTGCAGGTGCAGCTTTTCAGGACAAAGCAAATGGCAGTATAATAGAAAGAAAGCTAGCAAATGGCGAAACAGGAAAATATGGTTCAAACGAAATTGGTCAAACTTTCACTAAGCCTGAATACTTGATTGGGCGGGCTGCGAGTGACGGTGCTGCGACAAATTTAAACCCAACAAGTGAGGAACAAAAACAATTAGTAGAAAAAAGAATTGCTTGGTGGCATAAATTAGACCCGACTAACAACCGCGTTATTCCGATGGATCTTGTGACCGCATCAGCAAGTGGCGTGGACCCAGATATTAGTGAGGCAGCTGCTGCTTATCAAGTAGACCGGATTTCTAGAGAACGTGGAATTTCCACTAAAACGGTGAAAGAAATTATTGCGGAACACACAAGTAACAGATTGTTAGGTTTTTGGGGCGAGCCAACTGTGAATGTGTTACAAGTGAATTTAGCATTAGATAGTTTAAAAATGTAA